A region of Acidobacteriota bacterium DNA encodes the following proteins:
- a CDS encoding serine/threonine-protein kinase produces MNAARWQQLNRIFEQALELPVSARSAFLAEACAGDADLMEQAQAMLAADGQPELLLDQPAQALAQKFFAPADAAGPGQRIGSYRLLRELGRGGMGQVFLAEDTRLGRQVALKLLPAELTDVPDRVARFQREARAASALNHPNILTIYDFGQQGEQYYIAAEYVEGQTLRACIGDPQMTLSRALDVVAQISGALATAHAAGIIHRDIKPENVMLRPDGYVKVLDFGLAKLTQRDASAPSLKPVAGPDAQPDAQPDAQPDAQPDAKTRAETQASDVETLFKTQSGVVLGTISYMSPEQTKGQPVDARTDIFSLGVVLYELLTGQHPFARNSRAEIIAALLEHEPPPLTLQQLNAPFATPEGAPAELQPLLKRTLAKDRAQRFASAAELQAELKRVKQWLDTAAVNSAATGQPRRTADKQAVQTSPQHTSSTRLLLGELRQHKFGTPLLGLVLFVLLVAAGFGVAQWLGYGKAAKTPFEKFAAARLTGTGNVLVGTISPDGKYLALVEEDANGGRTLRVRQMIAGGTPLPLVALSAAPRSVAFSPDSNFLYYTVPEAEQSARNVLYRVALLGGEPHKLLTDLNGLRNSSFSPDGRAVIFRRNLPAGSALLIANADGSNQRTFATFTPQQTVWGYAWSPDGARIAYSLRDDGQPRGNYYYLAERPAQGGAERMIVAPQPQWIAYLSWLPDGRGLLANALDEMTGRFQLFYFAYPDGTKRQLTHDSNNYASPVVTADGHAVLLGQTERPSRMWVAPFDDLHRARQLTPGQGSYDRLTWTPDGKLVHDSLLDLWLTAADGSASRQLTTDAKANTDPALTPDGSFILFSSRRSGRHEIWRMEPDGGNLVQLSTNGGERPQCTPDGRWVIYENESEGAANQRQLWKVPLQGGTPERLFDFAASNAALAPNGQWLACELDDPATKAHGVAIVAFADGHQQNFFKLTPGNGGLVWTPDATAFIYIDAQTGSHQIKQQPLAGGPPKTLLENADEAFFTVTLSRDGRLLAYTSGRVTTDLVLLTESK; encoded by the coding sequence ATGAACGCCGCACGCTGGCAACAACTCAATCGCATCTTTGAGCAGGCGCTGGAACTGCCCGTGTCAGCACGTTCGGCCTTTCTGGCAGAAGCCTGCGCGGGCGATGCCGATTTGATGGAACAGGCGCAGGCGATGCTGGCCGCCGATGGGCAGCCGGAATTGTTGCTCGATCAACCGGCCCAAGCGCTCGCGCAAAAGTTCTTCGCGCCTGCCGATGCCGCCGGGCCGGGCCAGCGCATCGGTTCGTATCGTTTGTTGCGCGAGTTGGGGCGCGGCGGGATGGGGCAGGTCTTTCTGGCCGAAGACACGCGGCTGGGGCGGCAGGTCGCGCTCAAGCTGTTACCGGCGGAACTGACCGACGTGCCCGACCGCGTGGCGCGCTTTCAACGCGAAGCGCGCGCGGCCTCGGCGCTCAATCATCCGAACATTCTGACGATTTACGATTTCGGCCAACAGGGCGAGCAGTATTACATCGCCGCCGAATATGTCGAAGGCCAGACCTTGCGCGCCTGCATCGGCGACCCGCAAATGACGCTCAGCCGCGCGCTGGACGTCGTCGCGCAAATCAGCGGCGCGCTGGCCACCGCGCATGCGGCGGGCATTATTCACCGCGACATCAAACCGGAAAACGTGATGCTGCGCCCGGACGGTTACGTCAAGGTGCTCGACTTCGGTCTGGCGAAACTGACGCAGCGTGATGCTTCAGCGCCGTCGCTGAAACCAGTGGCCGGGCCGGATGCCCAACCGGATGCCCAACCGGATGCCCAACCGGATGCCCAACCGGATGCGAAGACGCGCGCCGAAACGCAGGCGTCGGACGTTGAAACGCTGTTCAAAACGCAGAGCGGCGTTGTGCTCGGCACGATCAGCTATATGTCGCCGGAGCAGACCAAAGGCCAACCGGTGGACGCGCGCACGGATATTTTCAGCCTGGGCGTGGTGCTGTATGAACTGCTCACCGGGCAACATCCCTTCGCGCGCAACTCACGGGCGGAAATCATCGCGGCCCTGCTCGAACACGAACCGCCGCCGTTGACCTTGCAGCAACTCAATGCGCCCTTTGCGACGCCGGAGGGCGCGCCTGCCGAATTGCAACCGCTGCTCAAGCGCACACTGGCCAAAGATCGCGCGCAACGTTTCGCCAGCGCCGCCGAGTTGCAAGCTGAATTGAAACGCGTGAAGCAATGGCTGGACACCGCCGCCGTCAACAGCGCGGCCACGGGACAACCGCGTCGCACCGCCGACAAACAAGCAGTGCAGACCTCACCGCAACACACGTCGAGCACGAGGCTGTTGCTGGGCGAATTGCGGCAACACAAATTCGGCACGCCGCTGCTGGGCTTGGTTTTATTCGTGCTGCTGGTGGCGGCGGGTTTCGGCGTCGCGCAATGGCTGGGTTATGGCAAGGCTGCCAAGACGCCGTTTGAGAAATTCGCGGCGGCGCGCCTGACCGGCACGGGCAATGTCCTGGTCGGAACCATTTCGCCCGACGGCAAATATCTGGCCCTGGTCGAAGAAGACGCCAACGGAGGCCGCACCTTACGCGTGCGCCAGATGATTGCGGGCGGCACGCCGTTGCCGCTGGTCGCGTTGAGCGCCGCGCCCCGCAGCGTAGCCTTTTCGCCCGACAGCAACTTTCTCTACTACACCGTGCCCGAAGCCGAACAGTCCGCGCGCAATGTGCTTTATCGCGTGGCCTTGCTGGGCGGCGAACCGCATAAGCTGCTGACCGATTTGAATGGTTTGCGCAACAGTTCGTTTTCGCCTGATGGCCGCGCGGTGATTTTCAGACGCAACTTGCCAGCGGGCAGCGCGTTGCTGATCGCCAATGCCGACGGGTCGAATCAGCGGACGTTTGCGACCTTCACGCCGCAACAAACTGTCTGGGGCTACGCCTGGTCGCCCGATGGCGCGCGCATCGCCTATTCCTTGCGCGACGACGGCCAGCCGCGCGGCAATTATTACTACCTGGCGGAAAGGCCCGCGCAGGGCGGCGCTGAACGCATGATCGTCGCGCCCCAGCCGCAATGGATTGCTTACTTGTCCTGGCTGCCGGATGGGCGCGGCTTGCTCGCCAATGCGCTGGATGAAATGACCGGACGCTTTCAGCTTTTTTACTTCGCTTATCCCGACGGCACAAAGCGCCAGCTCACGCACGACAGCAATAATTACGCCAGCCCGGTGGTGACGGCGGACGGTCACGCCGTGTTGCTGGGTCAAACCGAACGCCCCAGCCGTATGTGGGTCGCGCCCTTCGACGATTTGCACCGCGCGCGGCAACTGACGCCGGGGCAGGGCAGCTATGACCGCTTGACCTGGACGCCGGACGGCAAGCTGGTGCACGACAGTCTGCTCGATCTATGGCTGACGGCGGCAGACGGCAGCGCCTCGCGCCAGTTGACGACCGACGCCAAAGCCAACACCGACCCCGCGCTGACGCCGGATGGCAGCTTCATTCTTTTCTCTTCGCGCCGTTCAGGCCGCCACGAAATTTGGCGGATGGAACCGGATGGCGGCAACCTCGTCCAACTTTCCACCAACGGTGGCGAGCGTCCGCAATGCACGCCGGACGGGCGCTGGGTGATTTATGAAAACGAATCGGAAGGCGCCGCGAATCAGCGGCAGTTATGGAAAGTACCCTTGCAAGGCGGGACGCCGGAACGGCTCTTCGACTTTGCGGCCAGTAATGCCGCCCTCGCGCCCAACGGCCAATGGCTCGCTTGCGAATTGGACGACCCCGCAACCAAAGCGCACGGCGTCGCCATCGTGGCTTTTGCCGATGGCCATCAGCAAAACTTTTTCAAACTAACCCCAGGCAACGGCGGGCTGGTCTGGACGCCCGATGCCACGGCCTTTATTTACATTGACGCCCAAACGGGCAGCCATCAGATCAAGCAACAACCCCTCGCCGGTGGCCCGCCCAAGACCCTGCTCGAAAACGCCGACGAAGCTTTCTTCACCGTGACACTTTCACGGGATGGCCGCCTACTCGCCTACACCAGCGGCCGCGTGACGACAGACCTGGTGTTGCTGACCGAAAGTAAATGA
- a CDS encoding HEPN domain-containing protein: MKPSTQEWIEKAEGDFIAAVTLLRTRKQTNYDTVCYHTQQCAEKYLKARLEEAGQPIPRTHNLYALLTLVKAFEPSWQALATDLNVLNSFAVVFRYPGATATKIDALDALRRCRSIRRLIRSSFGLPV, translated from the coding sequence ATGAAGCCCAGCACGCAGGAATGGATTGAGAAGGCCGAAGGCGATTTCATCGCGGCCGTGACGCTCTTACGGACGCGCAAGCAGACGAACTACGACACGGTTTGCTACCACACCCAACAATGCGCGGAAAAGTATCTGAAAGCGCGCCTTGAAGAAGCTGGTCAGCCGATCCCACGAACGCACAATCTTTATGCGCTCCTAACGCTGGTCAAAGCCTTCGAGCCAAGCTGGCAGGCGCTGGCAACCGATCTAAACGTCCTGAATTCCTTCGCCGTCGTGTTTCGCTATCCCGGCGCGACCGCAACGAAAATTGACGCGCTAGACGCGCTCAGACGCTGCCGCAGTATTCGCCGCCTTATTCGTAGTTCGTTTGGCTTGCCAGTGTGA
- a CDS encoding dihydroxy-acid dehydratase, whose amino-acid sequence MKARKTPQDLRSFRWFGKPDLRSFTHRSRMKQMGYGAADHAGKPVIAIVNTWSDLTTCHSHFRTRAEEVKRGVWQAGGFPVELPAMPVNETYMKPSPLMYRNLLAMETEELLRCQPIDGVVLMGGCDKTTPGLIMGALSMDLPTIYLPAGPMLRGNLNGQILGSGSDVWKYWAERCAGNISEDEWNAMEDGIARSAGVCMTMGTASTMTALAEVLGFSLPGASSIPAVDANHQRMATNCGRRAVEMVWEDLKPSDWLTMQSFENAIVTDMAIGGSTNAIIHLVAMAGRAGLHLPLLKFDEISQRVPMIANLRPSGKYLMEDFYYGGGLRALLNQLTSLLHLDAITVNGQTLGANIEGAKVFNNDVIRALDNPVYSIGGTAILYGNLAPNGAVIKPTAAEQRLWQHTGRAVVFKDYDEMNARLNDENLDVDENSVLVLQNAGPLGAGMPEWGMLPLPKKLLKQGVRDMVRISDARMSGTSYGTCVLHVAPESFIGGPLALVREGDLIELNVPERRLELKVSEEELAQRRAAWVAPPKRYERGYGALFAEHVTQAEQGCDFDFLHAGTATAEPEIH is encoded by the coding sequence ATGAAGGCTAGAAAAACACCGCAAGACTTACGCAGCTTCCGCTGGTTCGGCAAACCCGACCTACGTTCGTTCACGCATCGTTCGCGCATGAAGCAGATGGGTTACGGCGCTGCCGATCACGCGGGCAAACCGGTCATCGCCATCGTCAATACGTGGAGCGATCTGACGACCTGTCACAGCCACTTCCGCACGCGCGCCGAAGAGGTCAAACGCGGCGTCTGGCAGGCCGGCGGCTTCCCCGTCGAATTGCCCGCGATGCCGGTCAATGAGACGTATATGAAGCCTTCGCCGCTGATGTACCGCAATCTGCTGGCGATGGAAACCGAAGAGTTGCTGCGTTGCCAGCCGATTGATGGCGTTGTGCTGATGGGCGGTTGCGACAAGACTACACCCGGTTTGATTATGGGCGCGCTCTCGATGGATTTGCCGACGATCTATCTGCCCGCCGGGCCGATGCTGCGCGGCAATTTGAACGGTCAGATTCTGGGCAGCGGTTCGGACGTGTGGAAGTATTGGGCCGAGCGTTGCGCGGGCAACATCAGCGAGGACGAATGGAATGCGATGGAAGACGGCATCGCGCGTTCTGCCGGTGTCTGTATGACGATGGGCACGGCGTCGACGATGACGGCGCTGGCCGAAGTGCTGGGCTTCTCGCTGCCCGGCGCGTCTTCAATCCCAGCGGTGGATGCGAATCATCAGCGCATGGCGACCAACTGTGGCCGCCGCGCGGTCGAAATGGTTTGGGAAGATTTGAAGCCGAGCGATTGGCTGACCATGCAATCGTTCGAGAACGCCATCGTTACCGACATGGCTATCGGCGGTTCGACCAATGCCATCATTCACTTGGTGGCGATGGCCGGACGCGCGGGCTTGCACCTGCCGCTACTCAAGTTCGATGAGATTTCGCAGCGTGTGCCGATGATTGCGAACCTGCGGCCGTCGGGCAAATACCTGATGGAAGACTTTTATTACGGCGGCGGTTTGCGCGCGCTGCTCAATCAACTCACCAGCCTGCTGCATCTGGACGCCATCACGGTCAACGGCCAGACGCTGGGCGCGAATATCGAGGGTGCCAAGGTCTTCAACAATGACGTGATTCGCGCGTTGGACAATCCGGTCTATTCGATTGGCGGCACGGCGATCCTGTATGGCAACCTCGCGCCCAACGGTGCGGTCATCAAACCGACCGCCGCCGAACAGCGATTGTGGCAACACACCGGGCGCGCGGTGGTGTTCAAAGACTACGACGAGATGAACGCGCGATTGAATGACGAGAATCTGGACGTGGATGAGAACTCTGTGCTCGTGTTGCAAAACGCCGGGCCGCTCGGCGCGGGCATGCCGGAATGGGGCATGTTGCCGTTGCCGAAGAAGCTGTTGAAACAAGGCGTGCGCGACATGGTACGGATTTCAGACGCGCGCATGAGCGGGACTTCTTATGGCACCTGCGTCCTGCACGTCGCGCCCGAAAGCTTCATCGGCGGCCCGCTGGCGCTGGTGCGCGAGGGCGATTTGATCGAATTGAATGTGCCCGAACGGCGCTTGGAATTGAAGGTCAGTGAAGAAGAGTTGGCGCAACGCCGCGCGGCTTGGGTCGCGCCGCCGAAACGCTATGAACGCGGTTACGGCGCGCTGTTTGCCGAACACGTGACACAGGCGGAGCAGGGTTGCGATTTCGATTTCCTGCATGCGGGCACGGCGACGGCGGAGCCGGAGATTCATTGA
- a CDS encoding GWxTD domain-containing protein produces MTDAKKQSYQKKSAPKLWSNVQAGAATRVICWLNARVLLFYTFTDVPYHQSCSPILRGEKMRNAFLLSGLVVLVCSFALAQTHTLKSSSGPSRTDLKSPYERWASEDVAYMITPEEKQAFLMLKSDAEHEQFIEKFWSERAAKAGVSEDAFRTEHYRRIAFANRRFGLGKVPGWKTAKGRNYIMTGRA; encoded by the coding sequence TTGACTGATGCTAAGAAGCAAAGTTATCAAAAAAAATCTGCACCAAAATTGTGGTCAAACGTTCAGGCAGGGGCGGCGACGCGGGTAATCTGCTGGTTAAACGCCCGCGTTCTGTTGTTTTACACATTTACAGATGTGCCCTACCATCAGTCTTGCAGTCCAATTTTGAGAGGAGAAAAAATGAGAAATGCATTTCTGTTAAGCGGGCTTGTAGTATTAGTGTGCAGCTTTGCACTCGCCCAGACGCACACACTTAAATCTTCCAGTGGCCCATCTCGTACAGACCTCAAGTCACCCTATGAAAGATGGGCGAGCGAGGATGTTGCCTACATGATTACTCCCGAAGAGAAGCAGGCGTTCCTCATGCTCAAATCGGATGCTGAACATGAGCAGTTCATAGAGAAATTCTGGAGCGAGCGAGCCGCTAAAGCTGGCGTTTCTGAAGATGCATTCCGCACGGAGCATTACAGACGCATTGCATTTGCCAATCGGCGTTTCGGGCTCGGCAAGGTTCCTGGGTGGAAGACTGCCAAGGGGCGCAACTACATCATGACAGGACGAGCCTGA
- a CDS encoding dihydrodipicolinate synthase family protein, whose amino-acid sequence MKTSPVTPADLRGVFPVPPLARAKTAQRPLDFAENEKIVRHIAKGGLTRFLYGGNAFLYHITLAEYTQLLEWMASFSEDWWMIPSLGPSYGRAMDQAALLRNHSFPCAMMLPCADPRDAAGLERGLREITDAAGMPLILYLKEENNFGANKEAGLDVVAKLVDEGLCCWIKYAVVRQDPTEDAYLDALLRRVDRARIVSGIGERPAIVHTRDFGLPGFTTGSGCVAPRLTQKLFEACAHNDWETAESIRAQFIAHEDLRDAWGPAKVLHSSMALTGIAASGPVPPFISPLSAAQDKELVPVARALHKANG is encoded by the coding sequence ATGAAAACTTCACCGGTAACGCCCGCCGATTTGCGCGGCGTGTTTCCCGTTCCACCGTTGGCGCGCGCCAAAACTGCGCAGCGCCCGCTCGATTTCGCCGAGAATGAAAAGATCGTGCGGCACATCGCCAAGGGTGGGCTGACGCGGTTCCTGTATGGCGGCAATGCCTTCCTCTATCACATCACGCTGGCCGAATACACGCAGTTGCTGGAGTGGATGGCGAGCTTTAGCGAAGACTGGTGGATGATCCCCAGTCTGGGGCCTTCGTATGGGCGGGCGATGGATCAGGCGGCGCTGTTGCGCAACCATAGCTTTCCTTGCGCGATGATGCTGCCGTGCGCCGATCCGCGTGATGCAGCGGGGCTTGAACGCGGTTTGCGCGAGATCACCGACGCCGCCGGGATGCCGTTGATCCTGTACTTGAAAGAAGAAAACAACTTTGGCGCGAACAAGGAAGCGGGCTTGGACGTCGTGGCTAAGCTGGTGGATGAAGGGTTGTGTTGCTGGATCAAATACGCCGTTGTGCGCCAAGACCCGACAGAGGATGCCTATCTGGATGCGCTGTTGCGCCGCGTAGACCGCGCGCGCATCGTCAGCGGCATCGGCGAACGCCCGGCCATCGTGCATACGCGCGATTTCGGCTTGCCGGGTTTTACGACTGGGTCGGGTTGCGTGGCGCCGCGTTTGACCCAAAAGTTATTCGAAGCCTGTGCGCACAATGATTGGGAAACGGCAGAAAGCATTCGCGCCCAGTTCATCGCGCACGAAGATTTGCGTGATGCCTGGGGGCCAGCCAAAGTGTTGCACAGTTCGATGGCATTGACCGGGATTGCGGCAAGCGGGCCGGTGCCGCCGTTCATTTCGCCGCTGTCAGCCGCGCAAGATAAAGAGCTTGTGCCAGTCGCGCGGGCGTTGCACAAGGCGAATGGTTGA
- a CDS encoding nucleotidyltransferase domain-containing protein has product MKATSTKQIQQFCDQIAREFQPERIILFGSHAYGRPHKFSDVDLLVVMQFEGSPLQQAARILTKLEPAMSVDLLVRTPEQVRQRLAMQDNFMREIIERGKVAYEAQHAGMD; this is encoded by the coding sequence ATGAAAGCAACTTCGACCAAACAGATTCAACAATTTTGCGATCAGATCGCGCGCGAGTTTCAGCCGGAGCGCATCATTCTGTTCGGCTCACACGCTTACGGTCGCCCGCATAAGTTTTCAGATGTAGATTTATTGGTGGTGATGCAGTTTGAGGGTAGCCCGCTGCAACAAGCCGCCCGCATCTTGACCAAGCTCGAACCGGCAATGTCGGTGGATTTGCTGGTGCGCACGCCCGAACAGGTGCGGCAACGGCTGGCGATGCAGGACAATTTTATGCGGGAGATCATCGAGCGCGGAAAGGTGGCCTATGAAGCCCAGCACGCAGGAATGGATTGA
- a CDS encoding sigma-70 family RNA polymerase sigma factor, protein METTPPPNVSELLVAWGQGDEAARDRLVPVIYDELRRVARHCLRADPQQQTLQTSALINEAFVELIKAPVTWQNRAHFFGIAARLMRQILVHYAETRRRQKRGGGQARLSLTAADAMAETQAAEVLALNDALQALAAFDAQKSSVVELRFFGGLTIEETATALNISTATVEREWRAARAWLQTQLRKS, encoded by the coding sequence ATGGAAACGACACCGCCGCCGAATGTGAGCGAATTGCTGGTCGCCTGGGGACAGGGCGACGAAGCGGCGCGCGACCGCTTGGTGCCGGTCATTTATGATGAATTGCGGCGCGTGGCGCGGCACTGTTTGCGCGCTGATCCGCAACAGCAGACCCTGCAAACGTCGGCGCTCATCAACGAAGCCTTTGTCGAATTGATCAAAGCCCCCGTCACCTGGCAAAACCGCGCGCACTTTTTCGGCATCGCGGCGCGGCTGATGCGCCAGATTTTGGTGCATTACGCCGAAACGCGGCGGCGGCAGAAACGCGGCGGCGGGCAAGCGCGCCTTTCGTTGACGGCGGCGGACGCGATGGCTGAAACGCAAGCCGCCGAGGTGCTGGCGCTCAATGACGCGCTGCAAGCCTTGGCCGCCTTCGATGCGCAGAAAAGCAGCGTGGTCGAATTGCGCTTCTTCGGCGGCTTGACCATCGAAGAGACCGCCACGGCGCTCAACATCTCGACCGCCACCGTCGAACGCGAATGGCGGGCGGCGCGGGCCTGGCTGCAAACACAATTACGCAAATCCTGA
- a CDS encoding putative Ig domain-containing protein — MSHSLFSTFHFRLSLGVLCLTCLAGLFLPPMPRAQASGNNPVFAQIKKLTATDGAPSDDFFAVAISGDTVIVGASGNNSGTGAAYIFDRNQGGLDNWGLVKKLTANDATMGDAFGAAVGISGDTIVVGAYQNNSHRGAAYVFERNLGGANNWGQVKKIIASDAADPDFFASALTIDGDTVVIGAYHKQFFTGAAYIFDRNQGGTGNWGQVKKLTASDAANNDSFGSSVSISGDTVAIGAIGKNENTGAAYIFGRNQGGANNWGESKKLTISDGLPQDVFGASIGISNDTVVVGASGKNATTGAAYVFDRNQGGANNWGQVRMLTANDGIAPDRFGVSVGIAGDTVVVGADQNYGNAGQTFRGAAYLFGRNQGGTGNWGQMQKLTANDEADYDYFGLSVALSGDSTNGYKVLVGALFANDQAGAAYLFSNSCTTPSLTPASLPLAQVGTPYSQTITASPGGSYTFAVTAGALPNGLTLNAATGQLSGTPSQLGLFNFRLTATSILGCSNSLDYALNVATCTMITVNPATPTNGTVGTAYSQTISATPALAYGFSLTSGALPNGLSLDAMTGVISGTPTTAGTFAFRITAGTGGCSGYRDCAVTITCPTVTLTPTLPNASAGVYYTQTISAAPGSGYSFSLASGSLPSGLALNAQTGVLSGFAFAPGASNFTVKAQTAVGCAGQQVYTVTVACPAITLAALPTPTLNTAYTQSVAAAPSGGAYTYSATAGALPNGLSLNAATGVVSGTPTLAGTFNFTLTATSFGTCAGNRAYSFTISGNACPTIALPALPNGNLGQMYSNTVAATPVGGYSYSLSGTLPPGVTFYNAAGLLFGFPMAAGTYNFSITATDTNNCAASRSYAVTVAP; from the coding sequence ATGTCGCATTCGCTGTTTTCTACCTTTCATTTTCGCCTTTCGCTCGGGGTGCTTTGTCTGACGTGCCTAGCCGGTCTGTTCCTGCCACCCATGCCACGTGCCCAGGCCAGCGGCAACAATCCAGTCTTTGCCCAGATCAAGAAACTAACCGCCACGGATGGCGCGCCGTCCGACGACTTTTTTGCTGTAGCAATCAGCGGCGACACAGTCATCGTCGGAGCATCAGGCAACAACAGTGGCACCGGCGCGGCTTATATCTTCGACCGCAACCAGGGCGGCCTGGACAACTGGGGCTTGGTCAAAAAACTGACCGCCAACGATGCGACGATGGGGGATGCTTTCGGCGCGGCGGTCGGCATCAGCGGCGACACGATCGTGGTTGGAGCCTATCAAAATAACAGCCACCGGGGCGCGGCCTATGTCTTTGAGCGCAACCTGGGCGGCGCGAACAACTGGGGGCAAGTTAAAAAGATCATCGCCAGCGATGCGGCTGATCCCGACTTTTTCGCCAGCGCCCTCACCATTGACGGCGACACCGTGGTGATTGGGGCTTATCACAAACAATTCTTCACCGGTGCGGCTTACATCTTTGACCGCAACCAGGGCGGCACGGGCAATTGGGGCCAAGTCAAAAAGCTGACTGCCAGCGATGCCGCCAATAACGATAGCTTCGGCTCGTCAGTCAGTATCAGCGGCGATACCGTCGCCATCGGGGCCATCGGTAAGAATGAAAATACCGGCGCGGCTTACATCTTCGGGCGCAACCAGGGTGGCGCGAACAACTGGGGGGAAAGCAAGAAATTGACCATCAGCGATGGGTTGCCACAAGACGTTTTCGGCGCTTCAATCGGCATCAGCAATGACACCGTGGTTGTCGGAGCCTCCGGCAAGAACGCCACCACGGGTGCGGCCTACGTCTTTGACCGCAATCAGGGCGGGGCGAACAACTGGGGGCAGGTGCGGATGCTGACCGCCAACGATGGAATTGCACCTGACCGATTTGGCGTCTCGGTCGGCATCGCCGGTGATACGGTCGTGGTCGGAGCAGACCAGAATTATGGGAATGCTGGCCAGACTTTTAGGGGCGCGGCCTATCTTTTTGGCCGCAACCAGGGTGGAACCGGCAATTGGGGGCAGATGCAGAAATTGACGGCGAATGATGAAGCCGATTATGACTATTTTGGACTGAGTGTCGCGCTCAGTGGTGACTCCACGAATGGCTATAAGGTCCTCGTTGGAGCATTATTCGCCAACGACCAAGCAGGTGCGGCATATCTTTTCAGCAACAGTTGCACTACGCCATCTTTAACCCCAGCCTCTTTGCCATTGGCGCAAGTCGGCACGCCTTACAGCCAAACCATCACGGCTTCGCCCGGCGGCAGTTACACCTTTGCGGTCACGGCGGGCGCACTGCCCAACGGGCTGACGTTGAATGCGGCAACCGGTCAGCTTTCCGGCACGCCGTCGCAACTTGGCTTGTTCAACTTCCGTCTCACCGCCACCAGCATCCTAGGCTGCTCGAATTCGCTCGATTACGCGCTCAACGTGGCGACCTGCACGATGATCACGGTTAACCCTGCCACGCCCACGAACGGAACGGTGGGCACAGCCTATAGCCAAACTATTTCCGCCACGCCCGCCCTGGCGTATGGCTTCAGCCTCACAAGCGGCGCGCTGCCTAACGGGTTGTCACTGGATGCCATGACGGGCGTCATCAGCGGCACGCCCACCACGGCGGGCACCTTCGCCTTCCGCATCACGGCGGGCACGGGCGGCTGTTCCGGCTATCGCGATTGCGCGGTGACGATCACGTGCCCAACGGTCACGCTCACACCCACCTTGCCCAACGCCAGCGCGGGTGTGTACTACACGCAAACCATCAGCGCCGCGCCCGGCAGCGGTTACAGCTTCAGCCTGGCTTCCGGCAGTCTGCCGAGCGGCTTGGCGCTGAATGCGCAGACCGGCGTGTTGAGCGGCTTCGCCTTCGCACCTGGCGCCTCCAACTTCACCGTCAAAGCGCAAACCGCCGTTGGTTGCGCGGGGCAACAGGTATACACCGTGACAGTCGCGTGCCCGGCGATCACGCTGGCGGCGCTGCCCACGCCCACGCTGAACACCGCGTATACCCAGAGCGTTGCCGCCGCGCCCAGCGGCGGCGCCTACACCTACAGCGCCACGGCGGGCGCGTTGCCTAACGGGTTGTCATTGAATGCGGCGACGGGTGTCGTTAGCGGCACACCAACGCTGGCTGGAACCTTCAACTTCACCCTCACCGCGACCAGCTTCGGTACTTGCGCTGGCAACCGCGCGTATAGCTTCACCATCAGCGGCAACGCCTGCCCGACGATTGCGCTGCCTGCCTTGCCGAATGGCAATCTCGGCCAGATGTACAGCAACACGGTCGCCGCCACGCCTGTGGGCGGCTACAGCTACAGCTTGAGCGGAACCTTGCCACCCGGCGTGACCTTCTACAACGCTGCTGGCTTGCTCTTCGGCTTTCCGATGGCGGCGGGCACATACAACTTCAGCATTACTGCAACAGACACAAATAACTGCGCGGCCAGCCGCAGCTACGCCGTGACAGTTGCGCCTTGA